A genomic stretch from Chryseobacterium sp. SNU WT5 includes:
- a CDS encoding DUF2141 domain-containing protein codes for MMSQISKKAALLIVLSLGFTGFTQKRANVTVKIENIYIKKGFFYVAIFNSEKSFMKSPYKKIKVSYKTNRIIFSQIPVGTYSATVYQDLNNDKKLNKIFSVPTEPYGISNNPAGYPSFDNSSFSVSNNKNILINLKN; via the coding sequence ATGATGTCTCAAATTTCTAAAAAAGCAGCGCTTCTGATTGTTCTTTCACTGGGCTTTACAGGATTCACACAAAAGAGAGCTAACGTTACGGTTAAAATTGAAAATATATACATCAAGAAAGGGTTTTTCTATGTAGCGATTTTCAATAGTGAGAAATCATTCATGAAATCACCGTACAAAAAAATAAAAGTCTCGTACAAAACGAACCGAATAATTTTCAGCCAAATTCCAGTTGGGACCTATTCTGCAACCGTTTATCAGGATCTGAATAATGACAAAAAACTTAATAAAATATTTTCAGTTCCTACAGAGCCTTATGGTATTTCAAACAATCCCGCAGGTTACCCTTCATTTGATAATTCCTCTTTTAGCGTATCAAATAACAAAAACATTTTAATCAACTTAAAAAATTAG